A region from the Azospirillum fermentarium genome encodes:
- a CDS encoding MarR family winged helix-turn-helix transcriptional regulator → MHSRFKRYSSGQALAPVVDGPKQEQAVGGLSYAVRDLHRAFSRALQARIVTHGVSMGQWFFLRVLWEEDGLTQRELSQRVGMMEPTTVTALNTMESRGLVERVRNPHDRRKVNIYLTPKGRSLRDTLLGCAGEVDTLSLQGISPQEQDAALSVLTRMLANLGGPPNGGASADLDEG, encoded by the coding sequence ATGCATAGCCGGTTCAAACGATACAGCTCCGGCCAGGCCCTGGCCCCCGTCGTGGACGGGCCGAAGCAGGAACAGGCCGTCGGCGGCTTATCCTATGCGGTGCGCGATCTTCACCGTGCCTTTTCCCGCGCCCTTCAGGCACGGATCGTCACCCACGGCGTCAGCATGGGGCAATGGTTCTTCCTGCGCGTTCTGTGGGAAGAGGACGGGCTGACCCAACGGGAACTCAGTCAACGTGTGGGCATGATGGAGCCGACCACCGTCACCGCCCTCAACACCATGGAAAGCCGCGGTCTGGTCGAACGGGTGCGCAACCCCCACGACCGCCGCAAGGTGAACATCTATCTGACGCCCAAGGGGCGATCCCTGCGCGACACCCTGCTGGGCTGCGCGGGCGAAGTGGACACCCTGTCGCTTCAGGGGATTTCCCCGCAAGAGCAGGACGCCGCATTGTCGGTGCTGACCCGGATGCTGGCCAATTTGGGCGGCCCGCCCAACGGTGGTGCCTCCGCCGACCTGGACGAAGGGTGA
- a CDS encoding ABC transporter ATP-binding protein produces the protein MLSIQGVHTFYGSIEALKGVDVTINEGEIVTLIGANGAGKSTLLMTICGKPQARQGRIVFAGEDITRLATHDLVRRGIAQSPEGRRIFPRMTVMENLQMGAIAVDEGHFDQDLEEVFTLFPRLKERITQRAGTMSGGEQQMLAIGRALMSRPRLLLLDEPSLGLAPLVVKQIFQAITEINRTKKMTVFMVEQNAFHALKLAHRAYVMVNGHITMTGSGAELLANEEVRAAYLEGGH, from the coding sequence CTGCTGTCCATCCAGGGCGTCCACACCTTCTACGGCTCCATCGAGGCGTTGAAGGGCGTTGACGTCACCATCAACGAAGGGGAAATCGTGACTCTGATCGGCGCCAACGGCGCCGGCAAGTCCACCCTTCTCATGACCATCTGCGGCAAACCCCAGGCCCGTCAGGGCCGGATCGTGTTCGCGGGCGAGGACATCACCCGCTTGGCCACCCACGATCTGGTGCGCCGCGGCATTGCCCAGTCGCCGGAAGGGCGCCGGATTTTTCCGCGCATGACGGTGATGGAAAATCTGCAAATGGGCGCCATCGCCGTCGATGAGGGCCATTTCGACCAGGATCTGGAAGAGGTCTTCACCCTCTTCCCCCGGTTGAAGGAACGCATCACGCAGCGGGCCGGCACCATGTCGGGCGGCGAACAGCAGATGCTGGCCATCGGACGCGCGCTGATGAGCCGCCCGCGCCTGCTGCTGCTGGACGAACCGTCGCTGGGCCTGGCCCCGCTGGTGGTCAAGCAGATCTTCCAGGCGATCACCGAAATCAACCGCACCAAGAAGATGACCGTCTTCATGGTCGAGCAGAACGCCTTCCACGCCTTGAAGCTGGCGCACCGGGCCTATGTGATGGTCAACGGCCACATCACCATGACCGGCAGCGGTGCCGAACTGCTCGCCAACGAAGAGGTGCGCGCGGCCTATCTGGAAGGAGGTCACTGA
- a CDS encoding ABC transporter ATP-binding protein, whose product MSTADKTPLLTVEHLTMRFGGLVAVSDVSFAANNSEITAVIGPNGAGKTTLFNCITGFYTPTVGRLTLRHPDGKEYLLERMPGFRISKEAAVARTFQNIRLFGGMSVLENLMVAQHNKLMRASAFSIAGLLGLPTYRAAEKASVDLAKYWLDRVKLLEFADWEAGNLPYGAQRRLEIARAMCSEPVLLCLDEPAAGLNPRESAELAELLIYIRDQHKTGLLLIEHDMSVVMTISDHVVVLDYGRKISDGDPAFVKNDPAVIRAYLGEEEADEPAAAAGEGA is encoded by the coding sequence ATGAGCACCGCCGACAAGACCCCGCTGCTGACCGTCGAACACCTGACCATGCGCTTTGGCGGTCTGGTGGCGGTCAGCGACGTGTCCTTCGCCGCCAACAACAGCGAGATCACCGCGGTGATCGGCCCGAACGGTGCCGGCAAGACCACGCTGTTCAACTGCATCACCGGCTTCTACACCCCCACCGTGGGGCGGCTGACGCTGCGGCACCCGGACGGCAAGGAATACCTGCTGGAACGGATGCCCGGTTTCCGCATCTCCAAGGAAGCGGCGGTGGCGCGCACCTTCCAGAACATCCGCCTGTTCGGCGGCATGAGCGTTCTGGAAAACCTGATGGTGGCACAGCACAACAAGCTGATGCGCGCGTCCGCCTTCTCCATCGCCGGCCTGCTGGGCCTGCCCACCTACCGCGCGGCGGAAAAGGCGTCGGTGGACCTGGCCAAGTACTGGCTGGACCGGGTGAAGCTGCTGGAGTTCGCCGACTGGGAAGCCGGCAACCTGCCCTACGGCGCCCAGCGGCGGCTGGAAATCGCCCGTGCCATGTGCTCCGAACCCGTCCTGCTGTGCCTGGACGAACCGGCGGCGGGCCTCAACCCGCGTGAGTCGGCGGAACTGGCCGAGCTGCTGATCTACATCCGCGACCAGCACAAGACCGGGCTTCTGCTCATCGAACACGACATGAGCGTGGTCATGACCATTTCCGACCACGTGGTGGTGCTGGATTACGGGCGGAAGATTTCCGACGGCGATCCCGCCTTTGTGAAGAATGATCCCGCCGTCATCCGCGCCTATCTGGGCGAGGAAGAGGCGGACGAACCGGCCGCCGCGGCCGGGGAGGGTGCATGA
- a CDS encoding branched-chain amino acid ABC transporter substrate-binding protein: protein MNMKHTLLAASAAALVLGAAAAKADIVVATAGPITGQYATFGEQMKKGIELAVQDINAAGGINGEKLKLEVGDDACDPKQAVAVANQLAKAGVKFVAGHFCSGSSIPASQVYAEEGMVQISPASTNPKLTEQGLSNVFRVCGRDDQQGTIAGKYLADTYKGKNIVILHDKSAYGKGLADETQKALNAAGVKEVLYEAYTAGEKDYSALVSKLKQVGANVVYVGGYHTEAGLLARQMKDQGVSAPIVSGDALVTNEYWSITGPAGEGTMMTFGPDPREMPDAKAVVERFRKAGYEPEGYTLYTYAALQIYAEAVKAAKSTDVAKVTAELHKTTYNTVIGTIGFDSKGDLTTPAYVWYRWNDGKYAQVK from the coding sequence ATGAACATGAAGCACACCCTCCTGGCTGCCTCCGCCGCCGCACTGGTCCTGGGCGCCGCCGCGGCCAAGGCCGACATCGTGGTCGCCACCGCCGGCCCCATCACCGGCCAGTACGCCACCTTCGGCGAACAGATGAAGAAGGGTATCGAACTGGCGGTTCAGGACATCAACGCCGCCGGCGGCATCAACGGCGAAAAGCTGAAGCTGGAAGTGGGCGACGACGCCTGCGATCCCAAGCAGGCGGTCGCGGTCGCCAACCAGCTGGCCAAGGCCGGCGTGAAGTTCGTGGCCGGCCACTTCTGCTCGGGCTCGTCGATCCCGGCCAGCCAGGTCTATGCCGAAGAAGGCATGGTGCAGATCTCACCGGCCTCGACCAACCCCAAGCTGACCGAGCAGGGCCTGTCCAACGTGTTCCGCGTCTGCGGCCGCGACGATCAGCAGGGCACCATCGCCGGCAAGTACCTCGCCGACACTTACAAGGGCAAGAACATCGTCATCCTTCACGACAAGTCGGCCTACGGCAAGGGGCTGGCCGACGAAACCCAGAAGGCGCTGAATGCCGCCGGGGTGAAGGAAGTGCTGTACGAAGCCTACACCGCCGGTGAAAAGGATTACTCGGCCCTGGTGTCGAAGCTGAAGCAGGTCGGCGCCAACGTGGTCTATGTCGGCGGCTATCACACCGAAGCCGGCCTGCTGGCCCGCCAGATGAAGGACCAGGGCGTTTCCGCCCCGATCGTGTCGGGCGACGCGCTGGTGACCAACGAATACTGGTCGATCACCGGCCCGGCCGGCGAAGGCACCATGATGACCTTCGGCCCCGATCCCCGCGAGATGCCCGATGCCAAGGCGGTGGTGGAACGCTTCCGCAAGGCCGGGTACGAGCCGGAAGGCTACACCCTCTACACCTACGCCGCCCTGCAGATCTATGCCGAGGCTGTGAAGGCCGCCAAGTCCACCGACGTGGCGAAGGTCACCGCCGAACTGCACAAGACCACGTACAACACCGTGATCGGCACCATCGGTTTCGACAGCAAGGGTGACCTGACCACCCCGGCTTATGTCTGGTACCGCTGGAACGACGGCAAGTACGCCCAGGTGAAGTAA
- a CDS encoding ABC transporter substrate-binding protein, whose amino-acid sequence MVAPPVDMAAWNATVEKARGQTVFLNAWGGSPKINAYWDWVAATVRERYGVELRHVKINDISQAVTRILTEKTAGRADGGSVDLVWLNGGNFAIMKASGLLYGPFTNRLPNMRLVDTRGKPTLVDFTVPVEGLEAPFSVTQFVMVYDTLNLPVPPRSVGTLLEWAKANPGRLTYPQPPNSLGITFLKQVLLARQSDWSSLMQPATDENEGLVLEPLWSFLDTLHPLLWRQGKEFPASGADLRRLLNDGDITLSMAFNPLEAASSIESGLLPPSSRVYTFEEGTIGNANFLAIPFNASAKEGALVVINFLLTPEAQARKQDPRYWGADTVLAWKKLTQGEKDLFRGIPQHPAAPLPDELAKPLPEPHPSWTDRIEKGWHRRYAAG is encoded by the coding sequence GTGGTTGCTCCGCCGGTGGATATGGCCGCGTGGAACGCCACGGTGGAAAAGGCCCGCGGGCAGACGGTGTTCCTGAATGCCTGGGGCGGATCGCCCAAGATCAACGCCTATTGGGACTGGGTGGCGGCGACGGTGCGCGAGCGGTACGGCGTCGAACTCCGCCATGTGAAAATCAACGACATCAGCCAGGCGGTGACCCGTATCCTGACGGAAAAGACCGCGGGGCGGGCCGACGGCGGATCGGTGGATCTGGTTTGGCTGAACGGCGGCAACTTCGCCATCATGAAGGCCAGCGGCCTGCTGTACGGTCCCTTCACCAACCGTTTGCCCAACATGCGTCTGGTAGACACCCGCGGCAAGCCGACCTTGGTGGACTTCACGGTTCCGGTGGAGGGGTTGGAGGCGCCGTTCAGCGTCACCCAGTTCGTGATGGTTTACGATACCCTGAACCTTCCGGTGCCGCCGCGGTCGGTGGGGACACTGCTGGAATGGGCCAAGGCCAACCCCGGCCGCCTGACCTATCCCCAGCCGCCCAATTCCCTGGGCATCACCTTTCTGAAGCAGGTACTGCTGGCGCGCCAGTCCGACTGGTCGTCGTTGATGCAGCCGGCCACCGATGAGAACGAAGGGCTGGTGCTGGAACCGCTGTGGTCCTTCCTTGATACGCTTCACCCGCTGTTGTGGCGGCAGGGGAAGGAGTTCCCGGCGTCCGGTGCCGATCTGCGCCGTCTGCTGAATGACGGGGACATCACCCTGTCCATGGCCTTCAACCCGCTGGAAGCGGCCAGCTCCATTGAAAGCGGCCTGTTGCCCCCTTCATCCCGTGTTTATACGTTCGAGGAGGGAACCATCGGAAACGCCAATTTCCTGGCAATTCCCTTCAATGCATCGGCGAAGGAAGGGGCACTGGTGGTCATCAATTTCCTGCTGACCCCGGAAGCCCAGGCGCGCAAACAGGATCCCCGCTACTGGGGCGCCGATACGGTGCTGGCCTGGAAGAAGCTGACCCAGGGGGAAAAAGATCTTTTCCGCGGCATCCCGCAGCACCCGGCAGCCCCCTTGCCCGACGAACTGGCCAAGCCCTTGCCGGAGCCGCACCCGTCGTGGACCGACCGGATTGAAAAGGGCTGGCACCGCCGTTACGCCGCGGGGTGA
- a CDS encoding OmpA family protein: MTFRGIVLGTALAVMLPTAAMAASEGFYVGGAAGVNWARDAKFTDKTAQASGVTNPSVKLEYDVGAIGSLSAGYATSFGIRAELEAGYRWGNKVNGDNDATSNWSGRARSLSFMGNVLYDIDTGTPITPYIGVGAGIAQVKATGDDGAGYRFSDTDWVFAYQGIAGVSYSFTNNLAATLDYRYFDTVDPKFKGPLGRVEGEYASHSILLGLRYSFGAPSVTPVATPAPAPAPVQAQPQTEYLVFFDWDKADITPVSDKIIGDAAAAAGKIRAVSIHVIGHTDTSGSPAYNQKLSLRRADAVRKGLTAKGVPAKMITVEGKGETQLLVQTGENVREPSNRRAQILIRVK; encoded by the coding sequence ATGACTTTCCGTGGCATTGTTCTCGGTACGGCGCTGGCGGTTATGCTGCCGACCGCCGCCATGGCCGCTTCCGAAGGCTTCTATGTTGGTGGCGCTGCCGGTGTGAACTGGGCCCGCGACGCCAAGTTCACCGACAAGACCGCCCAGGCCAGCGGCGTCACCAACCCGAGCGTGAAGCTGGAATACGACGTGGGCGCCATCGGCAGCCTGTCGGCCGGCTACGCCACGTCCTTCGGCATCCGCGCCGAACTGGAAGCTGGCTACCGCTGGGGCAACAAGGTTAACGGCGACAACGACGCGACCTCCAACTGGTCGGGCCGCGCCCGTTCGCTGTCGTTCATGGGCAACGTCCTGTACGACATCGACACCGGCACGCCCATCACCCCGTACATCGGCGTCGGCGCCGGTATCGCCCAGGTGAAGGCCACCGGTGACGATGGTGCCGGCTACCGCTTCAGCGACACCGACTGGGTGTTTGCCTATCAGGGCATCGCCGGCGTGTCGTACAGCTTCACCAACAATCTGGCCGCCACGCTGGATTACCGCTACTTCGACACCGTTGATCCGAAGTTCAAGGGCCCGCTGGGCCGCGTGGAAGGCGAATACGCCTCGCACAGCATCCTGCTGGGCCTGCGCTATTCCTTCGGCGCTCCCTCGGTCACCCCGGTTGCCACCCCGGCCCCGGCTCCGGCCCCGGTCCAGGCTCAGCCGCAGACCGAATATCTGGTGTTCTTCGACTGGGATAAGGCCGACATCACCCCGGTGTCGGACAAGATCATCGGTGACGCCGCCGCTGCCGCCGGCAAGATCCGCGCCGTCAGCATCCACGTGATCGGCCACACCGACACCTCCGGGTCGCCCGCCTACAACCAGAAGCTCTCGCTGCGCCGCGCCGATGCGGTCCGCAAGGGCCTGACCGCCAAGGGTGTGCCGGCCAAGATGATCACCGTCGAAGGCAAGGGCGAGACCCAGCTCCTGGTCCAGACCGGCGAGAACGTCCGCGAGCCGTCGAACCGCCGCGCTCAGATCCTCATCCGCGTGAAGTAA
- a CDS encoding AAA family ATPase: MRQTRSHPPRIGLTGSAGVGKTTLALTLAATLDVPVAEEPMRARLRGGFSLHSLSRAEHRELLTSDAAGLEALAEGDGGFVADRTPLDYAAFWLCAGYAADDPAGTGTLVHRAAAAVSGWDLVVVLPWGAFPVEDDGYRYPNPWHQLHVQTVMEGLCRRYVPPERLAFLPDSLLDPEARCAWVLRRLSATR; this comes from the coding sequence ATGAGACAGACCAGGAGCCATCCGCCACGGATCGGCCTGACCGGCAGCGCCGGGGTGGGGAAAACCACCCTGGCGCTGACACTCGCCGCCACCCTCGATGTCCCGGTGGCGGAAGAGCCGATGCGCGCCCGGCTGCGGGGTGGCTTCAGCCTGCATAGCCTGTCACGGGCCGAGCACCGTGAGCTTTTGACCAGCGATGCCGCCGGGCTGGAAGCCTTGGCGGAAGGAGACGGCGGTTTCGTCGCCGACCGCACGCCGCTGGATTATGCGGCCTTCTGGCTGTGCGCCGGCTATGCCGCCGACGATCCGGCGGGCACCGGCACGCTGGTTCACCGGGCGGCGGCGGCGGTATCCGGATGGGATCTGGTGGTCGTGCTGCCGTGGGGTGCGTTTCCCGTGGAAGACGACGGCTATCGCTACCCCAACCCATGGCATCAGCTGCATGTGCAGACGGTCATGGAAGGGCTGTGCCGCCGGTATGTGCCGCCGGAACGCCTGGCCTTCCTGCCCGATTCGCTGCTGGATCCCGAGGCACGGTGCGCCTGGGTGCTGCGGCGCCTGTCCGCCACGCGGTAG
- a CDS encoding SLBB domain-containing protein gives MMAAACRIIVRLVLAAALILGVGAVSAQEPERPPPLSPIEAAFSARASQTLRLFGYDHIATPVPPPAVGAVSGHYRLGVGDAVTVTFRGAEKAEPKRIAVDVEGRLTVEGIPPLMAAGRTIDDVRAELAALVTTTRGEGTAVFLSLSALRRVGVLVTGEVPRPGIQDLTAFATVFDALSAAGGVTRAGSLRAIRLFRADGQTMTVDLYGLLLSGDGGAADTRVRDGDRLVVPPLGPVIGVAGPLKRPGLFELPRGSAPMPMAEAEALAGGRLRPGPARALRLGIGAGGAETAEPIPDPGVPALQDGDLLMLTPVREDRTGVVYVDGHVRRPGPRARREAPDLGRLVTRPDLGDSAYLPFAVLARTDPATHQRRLEPVDLQAVLAGKDKRPLTDGDTLLVLGMAEVEFLTSASVLALLRGGPAEPQPDCRGLELLARTLAADPGGPLARGPQAVAAAALTGGPRPCPPLFQDEPELLPFALSHAVLKTAGTAPGLYPMMPAVARPRVQDRRAARIEVLGHVRHPGVWPLTEAATLQAALAGAGGAEPGAYPLLGVIARFDAATMTRTLVPFFPQNVAGGVATRRLFDNDRLYLFSTDTIRTLAEPGTGEEGGASAEEDLPLDGAVIGADIAALIRERGVPVRGAVRLPGVYPVAEGVTVGALLAAAGGLSTAAEPETAELTMAGTPPRRRTLNLSTRDALAILVNPGDALRVNQRPSALETVAVTLEGEVRYPGRYDVLRDDTLKTLIERAGGLSADAYPAGAIFLREAERRRKKAEFEEQARTLEAGILREQQKGSGMRQEDVALARSLADRLRAADPPGRIVVEADPAELRRFPERDVLLEPGDRIVIPKRPLTVAVSGEVMAPAALRFQAGKAADAYIHEAGGPSRAADLGRAFLLRPDGSAEPLPLSSWNHRVTAVAPGSVIVVPTDPKPFTGLDIFKDIGSVLSQLALTAASIAVISR, from the coding sequence ATGATGGCTGCTGCGTGCAGGATAATCGTCCGGCTTGTGCTGGCGGCGGCGCTGATCTTGGGGGTGGGCGCCGTTTCGGCCCAAGAGCCGGAGCGTCCGCCCCCCCTCAGCCCTATCGAAGCCGCTTTTTCCGCCCGTGCGAGTCAGACTCTGAGGCTCTTCGGCTATGACCACATCGCCACCCCCGTGCCGCCCCCGGCCGTGGGGGCGGTGAGCGGCCATTACCGGCTGGGGGTGGGCGATGCGGTGACCGTCACGTTCCGGGGGGCGGAGAAGGCCGAGCCCAAGCGCATCGCCGTCGATGTGGAGGGACGGCTGACGGTGGAGGGCATCCCCCCGCTGATGGCCGCGGGCCGGACCATCGACGACGTGCGCGCCGAGCTGGCGGCTCTGGTCACCACCACCCGCGGGGAGGGGACGGCGGTGTTCCTGTCGCTCAGCGCGTTGCGCCGTGTCGGCGTGCTGGTCACGGGGGAAGTGCCCCGCCCGGGGATTCAGGATCTGACCGCCTTTGCCACCGTCTTCGATGCACTGAGCGCGGCTGGCGGGGTGACCCGCGCCGGGTCGTTGCGGGCCATCCGTCTGTTCCGTGCCGATGGGCAGACGATGACGGTGGATCTGTACGGCCTGTTGCTGTCGGGCGATGGCGGGGCCGCCGATACGCGGGTCCGTGACGGCGACCGGCTGGTGGTGCCGCCTTTGGGGCCGGTGATCGGGGTGGCCGGGCCGTTGAAGCGTCCCGGTCTGTTCGAATTGCCCCGCGGCAGCGCTCCCATGCCGATGGCGGAGGCCGAAGCGCTGGCCGGCGGGCGCCTGCGCCCCGGCCCGGCCCGCGCCCTGCGCCTGGGCATCGGTGCCGGCGGGGCGGAAACCGCCGAACCGATCCCGGATCCCGGTGTGCCGGCCCTGCAGGACGGCGACCTGCTGATGCTGACCCCCGTGCGGGAGGACCGCACGGGCGTGGTCTATGTGGACGGCCATGTCCGCCGCCCCGGCCCCCGCGCCCGGCGGGAAGCGCCCGATCTCGGCCGTCTGGTGACACGCCCCGATCTCGGCGATTCAGCCTATCTTCCCTTCGCCGTTCTGGCCCGCACGGATCCCGCCACCCACCAGCGCCGGCTGGAGCCGGTGGATCTTCAGGCCGTGCTGGCAGGAAAGGACAAGCGGCCGCTGACCGATGGCGACACCCTGCTGGTGCTGGGCATGGCGGAGGTGGAGTTCCTGACCTCGGCCTCCGTCCTGGCGCTGTTGCGCGGCGGGCCGGCGGAACCCCAGCCGGATTGCCGGGGGCTGGAGCTTCTGGCCCGAACCCTGGCCGCCGACCCCGGCGGCCCCCTGGCACGCGGACCGCAGGCCGTGGCCGCCGCGGCGCTGACCGGCGGCCCCCGGCCCTGTCCGCCCCTGTTCCAGGACGAGCCGGAGCTGTTGCCCTTCGCCCTGTCCCACGCCGTGCTGAAAACCGCCGGAACGGCGCCGGGCCTCTACCCCATGATGCCAGCCGTGGCGCGGCCCCGCGTGCAGGACCGGCGGGCGGCGCGGATCGAGGTTTTGGGCCATGTGCGCCATCCCGGCGTCTGGCCCCTGACCGAGGCCGCCACCCTTCAGGCCGCCCTGGCCGGGGCGGGCGGGGCGGAACCGGGCGCCTATCCCCTTCTGGGGGTGATCGCCCGGTTCGATGCGGCCACCATGACCCGCACCCTCGTCCCCTTCTTTCCCCAAAATGTGGCGGGTGGCGTGGCAACCCGCCGGTTGTTCGATAACGACCGGCTCTATCTCTTCTCCACCGACACCATCCGCACCCTGGCCGAGCCCGGAACCGGGGAAGAGGGGGGTGCTTCGGCGGAAGAGGATCTGCCGTTGGACGGCGCCGTCATCGGCGCCGACATCGCCGCACTGATCCGGGAACGGGGTGTCCCGGTGCGCGGTGCTGTGCGGTTGCCCGGCGTTTACCCGGTGGCCGAGGGGGTGACGGTGGGGGCGTTGCTGGCCGCGGCCGGCGGGCTGTCCACGGCGGCGGAGCCGGAAACCGCCGAACTGACCATGGCCGGCACTCCGCCCCGCCGCCGCACCCTGAACCTTTCCACCCGCGATGCCCTGGCCATCCTGGTCAATCCCGGCGACGCCCTACGGGTGAACCAGCGCCCATCGGCGCTGGAAACCGTGGCCGTCACGCTGGAAGGGGAGGTGAGATACCCCGGCCGTTATGACGTGCTGCGCGACGACACCCTGAAGACCCTGATCGAGCGGGCCGGGGGGCTGAGCGCCGACGCCTATCCCGCCGGCGCCATCTTCCTGAGGGAAGCGGAGCGGCGGCGGAAAAAGGCGGAGTTCGAGGAACAGGCCCGCACGCTGGAGGCCGGGATCCTGCGTGAGCAGCAGAAAGGCTCCGGGATGCGGCAGGAGGACGTGGCGCTGGCCCGTTCCCTGGCCGACCGGCTCCGCGCCGCCGACCCGCCGGGCCGCATCGTGGTGGAAGCCGACCCGGCGGAGTTGCGCCGTTTCCCCGAGCGCGACGTGCTGCTGGAGCCTGGCGACCGCATCGTCATTCCCAAACGCCCCCTGACCGTGGCGGTGTCGGGAGAGGTCATGGCCCCCGCCGCCCTGCGGTTCCAGGCGGGCAAGGCCGCCGATGCCTACATCCACGAGGCCGGCGGCCCCAGCCGCGCCGCCGATCTGGGGCGGGCCTTTCTGCTCAGGCC
- a CDS encoding DUF6867 family protein: MDAILGTSPLVFIFMTLLVFGGCAILTGQSLAEGWKGIGSVVAYGALLAAGDRFLIFGLAGGELLSLYGFVLHWAVLTGITFMAYRIAQARRMVSQYPWLYERAGPFAWRDKPGGRLAE; this comes from the coding sequence ATGGACGCCATCCTCGGCACCTCGCCGCTGGTCTTCATCTTCATGACGCTGCTGGTGTTCGGCGGCTGCGCCATCCTGACCGGCCAGTCCCTGGCCGAAGGGTGGAAAGGGATCGGGTCGGTCGTGGCCTATGGCGCGCTGCTGGCCGCCGGCGACCGGTTCCTGATCTTCGGGCTGGCGGGGGGCGAATTGCTGTCTCTCTACGGTTTCGTGCTGCACTGGGCGGTTCTGACCGGCATCACCTTCATGGCCTACCGCATCGCGCAGGCACGGCGGATGGTGTCCCAGTATCCGTGGCTGTACGAGCGCGCCGGCCCCTTCGCGTGGAGGGATAAACCGGGTGGCCGTCTGGCCGAATAA
- a CDS encoding putative metalloprotease CJM1_0395 family protein — protein sequence MGLPAVTSSAAVFKALPARTARTAAAGESGPEGQSGGGPAPDSAGSSSSSSASSGTATQAPQVQQQIRTLEQTDQKVRAHEQAHQAAGGPHAGGASFTFQKGPDGKNYAVAGEVPIDISRESTPGATITKMDAVKAAALAPADPSSQDRAVAQQAEALKLQAQQEKNKELVTGNGDGTAGDEPGPSRTAPAALAARGTAAYGAAASLMRAAAPTLALSA from the coding sequence GTGGGCCTGCCGGCCGTCACTTCGTCCGCCGCCGTGTTCAAGGCGTTGCCGGCCCGCACCGCGCGGACGGCGGCGGCGGGTGAGTCCGGCCCGGAGGGGCAATCCGGCGGTGGGCCCGCACCCGACTCCGCCGGGTCGTCATCATCGTCTTCCGCTTCCTCCGGCACCGCCACCCAGGCACCCCAGGTCCAGCAGCAAATCCGCACGCTGGAACAGACCGACCAGAAGGTCCGTGCCCATGAACAGGCGCATCAGGCCGCGGGCGGTCCCCATGCCGGCGGTGCGTCCTTCACCTTTCAGAAGGGACCGGACGGAAAGAATTACGCGGTCGCCGGCGAAGTTCCCATCGACATCAGCCGCGAAAGCACCCCCGGCGCCACCATCACCAAGATGGATGCGGTCAAGGCCGCGGCCCTGGCCCCCGCCGACCCGTCGTCACAAGACCGCGCCGTCGCCCAGCAGGCCGAGGCGCTGAAACTCCAGGCCCAGCAGGAAAAGAACAAGGAGCTTGTCACCGGCAACGGCGACGGCACTGCCGGGGACGAACCGGGCCCGTCCCGCACCGCCCCCGCCGCCCTGGCCGCCCGCGGCACCGCCGCCTATGGCGCTGCGGCATCGCTGATGCGGGCCGCCGCTCCGACCCTGGCCTTGTCCGCCTGA